The following are encoded together in the Arcobacter aquimarinus genome:
- a CDS encoding uroporphyrinogen-III synthase, producing MAKIYLLNNQKYPNIENLEVFGIEHIVSDIDLSKYDSLVFTSKNAVYSLDSFNKNWKKIDSYAIAQKTANVIKELEGKVTFIGNSGHGNEFANELIKVLKNKKVLYVKALKTVSDLPNILRQNGIVLDELIAYKTSCKKTCANLEKNSTFIFTSPSSVECFFKQYTWDNSYKAIVIGHTTARFLPKEIKYRVSSTTSVEECIKLAKQILL from the coding sequence ATGGCTAAAATATATCTATTAAATAATCAAAAATACCCTAATATCGAAAATTTAGAAGTTTTTGGAATAGAGCATATTGTTTCTGATATTGATTTATCTAAATATGATTCTTTGGTATTTACATCAAAAAATGCTGTTTACTCTCTTGATTCTTTTAATAAGAATTGGAAAAAAATAGATTCATATGCAATTGCACAAAAAACAGCAAATGTTATAAAAGAGTTGGAAGGAAAAGTTACTTTTATTGGAAATTCAGGTCATGGAAATGAATTTGCAAATGAATTAATAAAAGTGTTAAAAAATAAAAAAGTTTTATATGTTAAAGCTTTAAAAACTGTATCTGATTTACCTAATATATTAAGGCAAAATGGTATTGTTTTAGATGAGTTAATAGCATATAAAACATCTTGTAAAAAAACGTGCGCTAATTTAGAAAAGAATTCAACATTTATTTTTACTTCACCTTCAAGTGTTGAATGTTTTTTTAAACAATATACATGGGACAACTCATATAAAGCTATAGTTATAGGACATACAACAGCAAGGTTTCTTCCAAAAGAGATAAAATATAGAGTTAGTTCTACAACCTCAGTTGAGGAGTGTATAAAACTAGCAAAGCAAATACTTCTTTAA
- the purD gene encoding phosphoribosylamine--glycine ligase: MNILILGSGGREYSIGLAIYKENAHNLYFMPGNGATDKLGTNINIKDYNQLAVWAKDNSIDLTIVGPEAPLVDGVVDIFKENDLTIFGPSAAAARLEGSKVYMKNILKKYNIPTAAFIETSNEKEAFDFIDTMNEPIVVKADGLCAGKGVIIAQSKDEAKIAVSDMLSGASFGDAGASVVVEEYLDGYELSVFAICDGENYKVLPAAQDHKRVGDGDTGPNTGGMGAYAPTPLVNDEIYKKIEERVIKPTLKGMQNEGAPFEGVLFIGVMVVKGEPIILEYNVRFGDPECEILMPLLATPVSELFYKGATKQLDKLDIKIKNEFGVGVVMASGNYPYGSSTPAEIIVDRIVDNDLLENSHISYAGVEKIDGKLMATGGRVLVCVGFGKSIKEARDRAYALCGQVHFAGKKCRSDIAYQALK; encoded by the coding sequence GTGAATATATTGATACTAGGAAGTGGTGGTAGAGAATACTCTATTGGATTAGCAATATACAAAGAAAATGCTCACAACTTGTATTTTATGCCAGGAAATGGTGCTACTGATAAATTAGGTACAAATATAAATATTAAAGATTATAATCAATTAGCAGTATGGGCAAAAGATAATTCTATTGATTTAACTATTGTAGGACCTGAGGCTCCTTTAGTAGATGGTGTTGTTGATATATTTAAAGAAAATGATTTAACTATTTTTGGACCAAGTGCAGCGGCAGCTAGACTTGAAGGTTCTAAAGTTTACATGAAAAATATATTAAAAAAATATAACATACCAACAGCAGCATTTATAGAAACTTCAAATGAAAAAGAGGCTTTTGATTTTATCGATACTATGAATGAACCAATAGTTGTAAAAGCAGATGGTTTATGTGCAGGAAAAGGTGTAATTATAGCTCAATCTAAAGATGAAGCAAAAATAGCAGTTTCTGATATGCTTTCAGGAGCTTCATTTGGAGATGCTGGAGCATCTGTAGTTGTAGAAGAGTATTTAGATGGTTATGAACTTTCAGTTTTTGCTATTTGCGATGGTGAAAATTATAAAGTATTGCCAGCTGCTCAAGACCATAAAAGAGTAGGAGATGGAGATACAGGTCCTAATACTGGAGGAATGGGTGCTTATGCTCCAACTCCACTTGTAAATGATGAAATTTATAAAAAAATTGAAGAAAGAGTAATAAAACCTACTTTAAAAGGAATGCAAAATGAAGGTGCTCCTTTTGAAGGTGTTTTATTTATCGGTGTAATGGTAGTGAAAGGTGAGCCAATTATTTTAGAATATAATGTAAGATTTGGTGATCCTGAGTGTGAAATTTTAATGCCACTTTTAGCTACTCCTGTATCTGAATTATTTTATAAAGGTGCCACAAAACAACTTGATAAATTAGATATTAAAATTAAAAATGAATTTGGTGTTGGTGTTGTTATGGCTAGTGGAAATTATCCTTATGGTTCAAGTACTCCCGCTGAAATCATAGTTGATAGAATAGTAGATAATGATTTACTTGAAAATTCACATATTTCTTATGCTGGTGTTGAAAAAATTGATGGTAAATTAATGGCTACAGGTGGAAGAGTTTTAGTTTGTGTTGGATTTGGAAAAAGCATAAAAGAAGCAAGAGATAGAGCTTATGCTTTATGTGGACAAGTTCATTTTGCTGGTAAAAAATGTAGATCAGATATTGCATATCAAGCTTTAAAGTAA